A region from the Plutella xylostella chromosome 8, ilPluXylo3.1, whole genome shotgun sequence genome encodes:
- the LOC105394264 gene encoding perilipin-4 isoform X21: protein MFSGIADGAFRSIGEKTASLFERKKKDAEQLAAEKAAEAAHTVEEQIKKTGEIIGGAQKSAADAASSAQGAGNSAVNALSDELNKVSLAAGEAKDAAAKAVADGKKAIDTTKDTVATTFDSTKKAAESAITSAKDTVSSTLQSTVDTTQKVASSALETGKTYASSAKDTVSSTVQSTVDTTQKLAQSAVETGKSYVGGAKDTVQSTIQTAVDTSRTAAQSALDVGKTYVDSAKDTVASTVDHTYKAAGSAVETGKSYVGTAKDTVASTIQSTVDTTKNVANTAVETTKSVANSAVEKGKSYVDSAKETVASTVDSSKNVAASAVDKGVTLVGSAKDTVTNTVSTTLDTTKSVAASAVEKGTSLVGSAKGTVASTVDTTKNVAASAFEMGSSAIGSAKDTITGTIQSTVDTTKNVASSAFEKGTSLAGSAKDTVTSSVQGTVDTTKSVASSAFEKGSSLVGSAKDTLASTVDTTKNLGASAFEKGTSLVGTAKDTLASTVDSTKNVAASAIEKGTSAIGSAKDTIASTVDSTKNVAASAVDKGLSVATSAKDTISSTVASTVDSTKQAASTAFDTGSAFVGSAKDSIANKVQSTVETTKNVASAAVEKGSSMVETAKDSVASTVKSTVDNTKNVASAAVEKGSSLVGSAKVSVTSSFSIAKDNAEDIIDHNRNYVDDIEDSVEKAKHNVKSAVDDSTKAIDATTENMKNKFESTIKSSNKAADDAASEASDSINATVDSTKKAAEEAKAQALKAAEDAKEKARQAAEAAKEEARKAAEAAKEEAKKAANSAVEESKKAAESAVDSTLKRVEGAADEGLKNASAAVDAKLKNADKYLNEKRDALLSNISSAAHDGSEGAAGLLSKGLAAFPK from the exons atgttcagTGGAATAGCCG ATG GAGCGTTCCGAAGCATCGGTGAGAAGACCGCTTCACTCTTCGAGCGGAAGAAGAAGGACGCTGAACAGCTGGCTGCTGAGAAAGCGGCTGAGGCTGCTCACACGGTCGAGGAGCAGATCAAGAAGACCGGAGAGATCATCGGAGGGGCCCAGAAGAGCGCCGCCGATGCTGCCAGCTCAG CCCAAGGTGCTGGAAACTCTGCCGTGAACGCGCTGAGCGATGAGCTGAACAAGGTCAGCCTGGCTGCAGGGGAGGCCAAGGATGCCGCCGCCAAAGCAGTCGCTGACGGGAAAAAGGCCATCGACACTACTAAAG ATACAGTTGCCACAACTTTTGACAGCACAAAGAAAGCAGCGGAGTCCGCAATCACTTCAGCCAAAG ATACAGTATCAAGCACCCTCCAGAGTACTGTTGACACTACACAAAAAGTTGCTTCTTCCGCTTTGGAAACAGGAAAAACTTACGCTAGTAGCGCCAAAG ATACAGTCTCAAGCACAGTTCAAAGCACTGTAGACACAACACAAAAACTTGCACAGTCAGCCGTTGAAACTGGCAAATCTTATGTCGGAGGTGCTAAAG ATACTGTACAAAGTACGATACAGACTGCTGTAGATACTTCGAGAACTGCCGCGCAATCTGCTTTGGATGTTGGAAAGACTTATGTTGATAGTGCTAAAG ACACAGTCGCAAGCACAGTTGACCACACATATAAGGCAGCTGGATCAGCAGTTGAAACAGGGAAAAGCTATGTTGGAACTGCTAAAG ATACGGTTGCAAGCACAATTCAGAGCACAGTAGATACCACTAAGAATGTTGCTAACACCGCAGTTGAGACCACAAAGAGTGTTGCTAACTCGGCTGTCGAGAAAGGCAAATCATATGTAGATAGTGCAAAAG AAACCGTAGCAAGCACCGTAGATTCATCAAAGAATGTTGCTGCGTCTGCAGTTGATAAAGGAGTAACTTTAGTGGGATCTGCCAAAG ATACCGTAACAAACACAGTATCTACAACTTTAGATACCACTAAATCAGTTGCTGCATCGGCAGTAGAAAAAGGCACTTCATTAGTTGGATCAGCTAAAG gcACAGTAGCTAGTACTGTAGATACGACCAAAAATGTAGCAGCATCTGCATTTGAAATGGGATCTTCAGCTATTGGTAGTGCAAAAG ATACGATCACTGGAACTATTCAAAGCACTGTAGATACCACAAAAAATGTAGCTTCATCGGCTTTTGAGAAAGGTACCTCACTAGCTGGATCTGCCAaag ACACAGTAACTAGTTCAGTCCAAGGCACAGTTGATACCACCAAATCAGTTGCTTCATCGGCTTTTGAAAAAGGTTCCTCATTAGTTGGAAGTGCCaaag ATACACTCGCTAGTACCGTAGATACCACCAAAAATTTGGGGGCTTCAGCTTTTGAGAAAGGCACATCTTTAGTTGGAACTGCAAAAG ataCACTTGCTAGCACTGTAGACTCTACTAAGAATGTAGCAGCTTCTGCTATTGAAAAGGGAACGTCAGCTATTGGTAGCGCTAAAG acACCATTGCAAGTACTGTTGATTCAACCAAAAATGTAGCAGCGTCTGCAGTTGATAAAGGACTGTCCGTTGCTACATCCGCTAAAG ATACGATATCTAGCACTGTTGCAAGCACTGTAGACTCAACCAAACAAGCTGCATCTACGGCATTCGATACTGGGTCAGCGTTTGTTGGAAGTGCTAAAG ATTCAATTGCTAACAAAGTTCAGAGCACTGtagaaacaacaaaaaatgtaGCCTCAGCTGCAGTTGAAAAGGGGTCATCAATGGTGGAAACTGCTAAAG ATAGCGTAGCTAGCACAGTTAAAAGCACTGTAGATAATACAAAGAACGTCGCATCTGCTGCTGTGGAAAAAGGTTCTTCATTAGTCGGGTCTGCTAAAG TTTCAGTCACTTCCTCATTTTCAATCGCAAAAGACAATGCTGAAGACATTATTGATCACAACAGAAACTACGTTGATGATATTGAAG ACTCTGTAGAAAAGGCTAAGCATAATGTAAAATCAGCAGTAGACGATAGCACAAAGGCCATTGATGCGACTACAG AGAACATGAAAAATAAGTTTGAATCAACTATTAAGAGTAGCAACAAGGCAGCCGATGATGCAGCAAGCGAAGCTAGTG ATTCGATAAACGCCACGGTCGACAGCACCAAGAAGGCTGCTGAAGAAGCCAAAGCTCAAGCCCTGAAAGCAGCTGAAGACGCCAAGGAAAAGGCTCGTCAAGCCGCTGAAGCCGCTAAGGAAGAGGCCAGGAAAGCTGCCGAGGCTGCCAAGGAAGAAGCTAAGAAAGCTGCCA aCTCAGCCGTAGAAGAGTCTAAGAAGGCGGCGGAGAGCGCGGTGGACAGCACGCTGAAGCGCGTGGAGGGCGCCGCGGACGAGGGGCTCAAGAACGCCAGCGCCGCCGTCGACGCCAAGCTCAAGAACGCCGACAAGTACTTGAACGAGAAACGGGATGCG TTGCTGTCCAACATTTCTTCAGCCGCTCACGATGGATCCGAGGGAGCAGCCGGTCTGCTGAGCAAGGGTCTGGCGGCTTTCCCCAAGTAA
- the LOC105394264 gene encoding perilipin-4 isoform X11, protein MFSGIADGAFRSIGEKTASLFERKKKDAEQLAAEKAAEAAHTVEEQIKKTGEIIGGAQKSAADAASSAQGAGNSAVNALSDELNKVSLAAGEAKDAAAKAVADGKKAIDTTKDTVATTFDSTKKAAESAITSAKDTVSSTLQSTVDTTQKVASSALETGKTYASSAKDTVSSTVQSTVDTTQKLAQSAVETGKSYVGGAKDYVSNTVNSTVDSTAKASQAAAESGKSFVSSAQDKVQSTVDVTKSMAQSTMDTTWTYFDYAKDTVQSTIQTAVDTSRTAAQSALDVGKTYVDSAKDTVASTVDHTYKAAGSAVETGKSYVGTAKDTVASTIQSTVDTTKNVANTAVETTKSVANSAVEKGKSYVDSAKETVASTVDSSKNVAASAVDKGVTLVGSAKDTVTNTVSTTLDTTKSVAASAVEKGTSLVGSAKGTVASTVDTTKNVAASAFEMGSSAIGSAKDTITGTIQSTVDTTKNVASSAFEKGTSLAGSAKDTVTSSVQGTVDTTKSVASSAFEKGSSLVGSAKDTLASTVDTTKNLGASAFEKGTSLVGTAKDTLASTVDSTKNVAASAIEKGTSAIGSAKDTIASTVDSTKNVAASAVDKGLSVATSAKDTISSTVASTVDSTKQAASTAFDTGSAFVGSAKDSVASTVKSTVDNTKNVASAAVEKGSSLVGSAKVSVTSSFSIAKDNAEDIIDHNRNYVDDIEDSVEKAKHNVKSAVDDSTKAIDATTENMKNKFESTIKSSNKAADDAASEASDSINATVDSTKKAAEEAKAQALKAAEDAKEKARQAAEAAKEEARKAAEAAKEEAKKAANSAVEESKKAAESAVDSTLKRVEGAADEGLKNASAAVDAKLKNADKYLNEKRDALLSNISSAAHDGSEGAAGLLSKGLAAFPK, encoded by the exons atgttcagTGGAATAGCCG ATG GAGCGTTCCGAAGCATCGGTGAGAAGACCGCTTCACTCTTCGAGCGGAAGAAGAAGGACGCTGAACAGCTGGCTGCTGAGAAAGCGGCTGAGGCTGCTCACACGGTCGAGGAGCAGATCAAGAAGACCGGAGAGATCATCGGAGGGGCCCAGAAGAGCGCCGCCGATGCTGCCAGCTCAG CCCAAGGTGCTGGAAACTCTGCCGTGAACGCGCTGAGCGATGAGCTGAACAAGGTCAGCCTGGCTGCAGGGGAGGCCAAGGATGCCGCCGCCAAAGCAGTCGCTGACGGGAAAAAGGCCATCGACACTACTAAAG ATACAGTTGCCACAACTTTTGACAGCACAAAGAAAGCAGCGGAGTCCGCAATCACTTCAGCCAAAG ATACAGTATCAAGCACCCTCCAGAGTACTGTTGACACTACACAAAAAGTTGCTTCTTCCGCTTTGGAAACAGGAAAAACTTACGCTAGTAGCGCCAAAG ATACAGTCTCAAGCACAGTTCAAAGCACTGTAGACACAACACAAAAACTTGCACAGTCAGCCGTTGAAACTGGCAAATCTTATGTCGGAGGTGCTAAAG attacGTGTCTAACACAGTAAACTCCACTGTAGATTCTACTGCAAAGGCCTCTCAGGCTGCAGCTGAATCTGGAAAATCATTTGTCTCTTCCGCTCAAG ATAAAGTTCAGAGCACCGTTGATGTAACTAAAAGTATGGCGCAATCTACAATGGACACAACTTGGACTTACTTCGACTATGCCAAAG ATACTGTACAAAGTACGATACAGACTGCTGTAGATACTTCGAGAACTGCCGCGCAATCTGCTTTGGATGTTGGAAAGACTTATGTTGATAGTGCTAAAG ACACAGTCGCAAGCACAGTTGACCACACATATAAGGCAGCTGGATCAGCAGTTGAAACAGGGAAAAGCTATGTTGGAACTGCTAAAG ATACGGTTGCAAGCACAATTCAGAGCACAGTAGATACCACTAAGAATGTTGCTAACACCGCAGTTGAGACCACAAAGAGTGTTGCTAACTCGGCTGTCGAGAAAGGCAAATCATATGTAGATAGTGCAAAAG AAACCGTAGCAAGCACCGTAGATTCATCAAAGAATGTTGCTGCGTCTGCAGTTGATAAAGGAGTAACTTTAGTGGGATCTGCCAAAG ATACCGTAACAAACACAGTATCTACAACTTTAGATACCACTAAATCAGTTGCTGCATCGGCAGTAGAAAAAGGCACTTCATTAGTTGGATCAGCTAAAG gcACAGTAGCTAGTACTGTAGATACGACCAAAAATGTAGCAGCATCTGCATTTGAAATGGGATCTTCAGCTATTGGTAGTGCAAAAG ATACGATCACTGGAACTATTCAAAGCACTGTAGATACCACAAAAAATGTAGCTTCATCGGCTTTTGAGAAAGGTACCTCACTAGCTGGATCTGCCAaag ACACAGTAACTAGTTCAGTCCAAGGCACAGTTGATACCACCAAATCAGTTGCTTCATCGGCTTTTGAAAAAGGTTCCTCATTAGTTGGAAGTGCCaaag ATACACTCGCTAGTACCGTAGATACCACCAAAAATTTGGGGGCTTCAGCTTTTGAGAAAGGCACATCTTTAGTTGGAACTGCAAAAG ataCACTTGCTAGCACTGTAGACTCTACTAAGAATGTAGCAGCTTCTGCTATTGAAAAGGGAACGTCAGCTATTGGTAGCGCTAAAG acACCATTGCAAGTACTGTTGATTCAACCAAAAATGTAGCAGCGTCTGCAGTTGATAAAGGACTGTCCGTTGCTACATCCGCTAAAG ATACGATATCTAGCACTGTTGCAAGCACTGTAGACTCAACCAAACAAGCTGCATCTACGGCATTCGATACTGGGTCAGCGTTTGTTGGAAGTGCTAAAG ATAGCGTAGCTAGCACAGTTAAAAGCACTGTAGATAATACAAAGAACGTCGCATCTGCTGCTGTGGAAAAAGGTTCTTCATTAGTCGGGTCTGCTAAAG TTTCAGTCACTTCCTCATTTTCAATCGCAAAAGACAATGCTGAAGACATTATTGATCACAACAGAAACTACGTTGATGATATTGAAG ACTCTGTAGAAAAGGCTAAGCATAATGTAAAATCAGCAGTAGACGATAGCACAAAGGCCATTGATGCGACTACAG AGAACATGAAAAATAAGTTTGAATCAACTATTAAGAGTAGCAACAAGGCAGCCGATGATGCAGCAAGCGAAGCTAGTG ATTCGATAAACGCCACGGTCGACAGCACCAAGAAGGCTGCTGAAGAAGCCAAAGCTCAAGCCCTGAAAGCAGCTGAAGACGCCAAGGAAAAGGCTCGTCAAGCCGCTGAAGCCGCTAAGGAAGAGGCCAGGAAAGCTGCCGAGGCTGCCAAGGAAGAAGCTAAGAAAGCTGCCA aCTCAGCCGTAGAAGAGTCTAAGAAGGCGGCGGAGAGCGCGGTGGACAGCACGCTGAAGCGCGTGGAGGGCGCCGCGGACGAGGGGCTCAAGAACGCCAGCGCCGCCGTCGACGCCAAGCTCAAGAACGCCGACAAGTACTTGAACGAGAAACGGGATGCG TTGCTGTCCAACATTTCTTCAGCCGCTCACGATGGATCCGAGGGAGCAGCCGGTCTGCTGAGCAAGGGTCTGGCGGCTTTCCCCAAGTAA